The region aacaaaaaatattgtgattaaaaaatataagtacttctgtaaataggtaaataaagtaaatactcCACAGAACAGGCCAGTCAGTATTCTGTCATCTGTCCTTGTCTTTTTCATAcagtgttaaaaaaaatccaatctGTCATTTAAAATCtcgtatattattaaatttttgcacaagcttttaaaatagatacaaaatttgttcataataaaatctagttttctttaattaataatatggtTAAATATATTGCTTTCATGGATGTTATAAGGCAAGAGGAAATAGAAAAGTTTTATCAAGTATGTAAAGCTACGCTAATATGGATTGCTATGGCCATACATTGGCCTTAAGGCTTTTTTCCCAAAGACTTGagtaattcattattatacatattattatacttatgtacaAGTATTAATGAGTGTGGTTTATACTTTTGAATAGAAATGCAGTCTGCATCCACGACCGTTTAGCCATAGTACACGTAGTATTTGTATTCTCTTTGATAGTACGGCCTTAGCCTACTGTAGcagtacctatattaattgCTCTGTGGCTACTACTAATTTTAACATACTATTGCTACAAAATAATTACGAAATATAGACGTATGAATATTTTACAGGCATGTCAAATGCACagagaatattataaaggatATCCTAAAAGCTACCATCCTCTTAAATACTTTAAAGAACCTGAATATGCTTTCCAATGTCCATCTGAAATGTCCGAGTAAGTAATCAATAAAGCTTGTAGTTTATTTTAGAACAGTTTATGCGTTAGTTTGTAATGTTGGATTCATGTTTTTAAAAGATAACAACCTGAAAAAACTACCGGACGGATTTAACTTATccataagaataaaataatgaggtataaaaatacttgATTTTTTCCCGCGCTCGAAACAGGACGGCCTAGCTACTTACTagctacaatattataaaccgTGCTGCGTGCATAATACAGACTGTAAAGTATCATTGCAATGTACCTATGGGCTATGAgcaataatgttatttaaatttcaggtCTTATTTGAGTTTTCCACCTTATCATGTGAAATATAAGCAACCCGCTATTTTGCCACCAACGATTGGTCGAACCTCTGGTTTTCCACAATTGCCAGATCGTTCTTTGGCTGGACGATTTAATAAACCAGCATGTAAAGCATTTATAAGATAGCTTTCACgaatttatcaattattattgttttattttacatacaaacttacgatgtattatttttttggatattatgATTGAgctagaaataaaatatttgaatggtaTACGTTGTTCTTATTTTGTAGTGAGAGAACTAAgctattttatatgtaaaacatgtaatgtagaaattaaaaaaagggcgtgtgccgagcacacgtgccagaagcgaaacttctttggcaagatatACCTATTAATCTTAACgcgcttaaagaagtttcacttcaataattaacaaaaaagaaCAAGAGTACATAGGCATCGAAGCACAATCCACGCACAATCGaaggatttttatttatttttatagtctgTGGTTAAAACTGacaaatttctttttttttttaatatgacaGTTCTAGCCgccaattttaaataattttttcttgCTTTAGGTACGCGCTTTACGTACACGTTTTTACGAAAATTTTTGTAGGTTTTTTTACCCTCCAAGAtggatatttattttgtagataATGGACGATTAGATGaaattgaaacattttatGAGGTAGGCTCCAAGTTCCAACAAACTGTTcgtatattataacaaattttgTTACAGAGTTTTACTTAACAATCATAAAGATTTTCTTAGTATTTTTTAACTCTAGGCTTGTCAGCGATATAGAGATTATTACAGAGGGTATCCGAAGGCTAATCATCCCTTACTGTACTTTAAAGATCCTGAATACATGTACCAGTGTCCATCTGAGATGACACCGTAAGTTTGTCTGAATTCATAATAAGTAATGGGTTTTAACTAACTAACTATGTACATATATCGATCCAGACAAACTGCTTTAAAAAATTCATCAACTTATtaaacgaaaatatttttaacagtattttaattaaatatcttcgctttattataaaaattggcGTTGTGAACAACAAATTTTGACGCCTTGTTGCTTATAACTTCCTACTACTTTTGAAAAACAAGCACGTGCGAGATTTCTTCTATATTTCgtttataacttttaaaatattgtcttATCTTTATTTTCAGTGTCTATCTATCGTTTCCATCATACCACGTGAAGTATAAGCAACCTGTGGTGCTGCCAGGCGAGACGGGGCGTACAAGTGGAATCCCATCATTGCCGGATAGAACGCTCGCTGGACGCTTTAATAAAGCAGCTTGCAAAGCTTTTGTTAGATAAATACGATTTAAAGCTTTACTTCATTAAGACGCCGCGGCCGTAGAGACGTCGCCGGCTAAGTGTCCAAGTAGTTAATGTTGGTAATATGGTACCTAAGGCCGCTTGTCTAAACACATTTCTTGGCGTGAAAATCAACGTTTAGTTCGTCGTCTGTAAACATGGTGGTATGTCATCCTTAcaaataaatgcattttctttcttttctttctttcatcaGTCCCCCAATCCCCATAGTTATCCATACAACACAGACCACCGTACCGATCTACCGTAGATTTTCACGCCAAAAAAACGTGTGAAGCGACTTAACTCACATAGCGACGGTTTGGCAACGTCGCAACATTTTCATACTGCTTGGTTATGTAGCCGGCGAAGGAGCCAAGCGTtactaaaagaaaaaatatcataaacacAGAAAGCATAATTACTAACTCGATGAATTTAGctgtaataaacaaacaaagacacttaaaataaataaaaaaacaacatttttagTCGTTTATTTGTCCAATCATTGGCTATTATTTGCATAGTGTGTGTAGTTGAAGTATTTCTTGTTGATTAtcttatcaaaattataattttacagtactgtgaattaatttaatttttattatttgggtATATTTCTGGGAAATAGAgttattaaaagattttttaaattgtcgATATTTATAGCCGGAAATAAAATGATGACGTAAATTCTGGTATTCTTGATATGATAAATTGGAACTCTGAAAGACCGATGCCGCCAGAGTGatccaattttatttcttctaatatctggaaaataaaattgtaaaagtaATTGATATACTTTACAAGATATGCAgttttctataattataacGTGTAAAAAAGCCTTAAAATTGATTCTAATTGTTCATttagttttttgaataaaggtACCTACGGTAATTTATACCTGAGCGAGGTACATATTACACTAAATTGTTTTCTCgtctaataattttatgtcaatttaactggtttaattattatctctcACATACACGGGTACCGCCATAagatacccggtcctttgaaaggcttacgtggggacacaggtccaacacgcagaggccctttagcgaaattttaatgtgttgattattattattctactTACGATGTTAGCAATTTTCAACTTCGACTCATTATCTAAACAGTGATTCCGGTTGTAGACGTCCCAAGTCAATCTGTCTATTAAATGGCATATATCTTTAGCCGTGATTTGATTATCCTCATCGATATCTGTAAAAATGATgctataaatatgtttaagaataattattatatactattacACAACATTATGAGCCAACTCTGTTGGTTTACAAATGTTTACCATGAATACTAGACTACAACCCATGTTGAAAAAGTTATGCGTCATTTGAACCACCAGTACGtttagccaagtggctttctgttagcgtagcgttcaatagaatagactacgaatgtatgagattgccacttggctaggggggctggtgacctatctagaacgatagGTATatgagcataaaataataagattcagcaCTATGCCGCGCCGTCACTGGTAAGCTGTCCacctgagtgcagatgagaattcgAAAATACAAGTAGAGGTTTTTACTAGATAGGTCACCTGGTGGTTCAAATGACCCATAACTTTTTCAACATGGGCCTGTAGTCTATACAAGCCTATCactttatgataataaattaacacaaAATACCATATATTCGAAACGCCCAAGCCGCTTTGACCTCGCAAGGACACTCAGAGCTCATAGCCGAGCACAGATCCAGCAAATCCTCGAAGGAGAAGCAGTCATCATTTTGTGAAGAAAACACGCGGAAGATCCGGTCTTGGAAGGGATTGTTctggaaatttaataatattttcatagtttttattgGTGTGTAGTTATTGTCTCTATAATCAAATTTTTCAACCGTGGGTATATTATGGTAAGTTATTCTGGTATAGGTAaattacaaatatcatcaaaatcggctCAATGGTTTTCacatgaaagagtaacaaacgtACATCCATGCATACTCTCGGTTAATTccgttttataattattaaaaactgtaTGTTGACTGAATCTAATAAAATGCCCTTACTTACTTTCAGCACTTCGAATTTATTTACGATCTCCTGTTTGGTGAATCTATGCGCGAAGTTGTTGTTTACTTTATCAGGGTCAATGGAATGAAATTTCTCCAATAAACtggaaataatattcataaaaataggaaATTAAACATCAAAGCACTGTTAAGAATTTGTGaagaattcattaaaattaaaaatatactcacTGATATATTTctcctttatttaaatacgttAGAGACGTATAGTCTTCTAATACATCTTCAGTTAGCAAATGTTTTACTTGGGAAGAGCCCATTGTTATGATTGAAGTCTGTATTCATTCCGAAGTAATTACTGAATATCTTATCTATCGATTACTATATTAGATTAGACGCAGtccaatacatattatactgataaaaatatatggaaaTGGTATTTGCACAAACACCAATTACGTACTTTACaggcattttttattaatgtgtagaaaactcaataaatctataaatagTTGGGATTTGTAAGACGGCTCAAGTTCGACacgtaattaacatttttttaaatttttatcttgTTTAGTAGGAACTTAGGGCCATGGCAAGagtatgtaataaaacacgaaatctttcaaaataatttattacatacttCAATACATCTGAGATCAGTCTCAGTACAACGTTCATAAATACGCAAGTAGAGCGGGATAGAAAAACCTGAACATGTGCTATctcttttcaaaaataaatgaaatccgaatttaaatttgtcgccggaaaaaaaatcataaatctaagatttttttttatatagaaaagAATTTAAGTAGTTCTATAAAGTTAGACGgcaacatattaatattttctataccCTTCTCTTTCACAACTCAGTGCTTAGTCATTAGCATTACAcacgtaaaattatttacaaaagacGGATATCTAAAGAAACTCAAGTGATTTTACATTTCCATGCAAGCAATATTCGCAAAAACGTGATAAATTACGCAGAGGAAAATGTGTAATATGCGCGGCGAGACGGGGGAGAGTACCGACCATTCCGTTTCTTTCTAACTTTTAACTCGTGCTCTTTCTTACCCGGTCCCCGCCTCACCGCACATACCTAGGGCGCGGTACAGCGGTTCAGGTCaagctatataataataacgtGACACatgacaatataatttatttacaaagttttCTTACCTTATCTTCTTTTATTACGAATTCGGTAAATGTTTCTTAGAAACTAACGAGTCAAGTCATCAAACAAGAAgtaatactacaagtaataatcaaatatcagtaaaaactaaaaatgttatatttaattcacTTGAATTTTCATGCTTCCATCGTCATCAACAAACTAAAAAACTACTTcctaaagaaaaaaattgtgagaattccaataaattttacactaaaaatatattaaacatttataatgaaaTCTTAAACAATAGGCGAATGTAAACTGATCATAATATGATCATATTTGACTAAACCTAATAGTGACAAAAGAAAATTCGGCCTGCGAcagaacataaaaaataattaaaattattggatAACTCAAAAGCTAGGAAGAACATTGAACAGACATTGTTGCTAATTCTGTTACaagaattaatataaaaactaaataaagaCTACATACTTGTAACTTTTAAACTACTAGAACACATTTAACACTACAATTTTGTCAGttattaggtatgtattagGCATAGATTTAACTcggttataattatttatttcgttattGAAGgcatttttaagctattttgaaaaataattaaaaaaattcttataacaAAATCATCAGCAATGcctcataaatataatatattcaaacaaCTGAACACAAAAAGCACATGTTTTTACGAAACAAAATTGCaagcaaaaaataacaacaatattgcatgttttcaaattcaatacttactaaaaaaaaatatagaaataaaggCAATGATAGTGCAGATTTTGTGATAGATCTTAAtcactaatatttataaacatgcTAAACATGAAcatatagtttaattaaaattatttaattacttttttgtatgcaattgattttatatagatatctgGATTCTGGAAAAGCACATACTAACTTTTCAGATGTCATgtccttattaaaatacttttttgccagtcaatctatacatataataaatctgtagaagggtcaattctgtacattgaaaatattgaaaaaataaatagcagggggtgttactggatcgataccaaacccaaatatgtgattaaaaaaatttttgtctgtctgtctgtctgtctgtctgtctgtctgtctgtatgtgaaggcatcacgtgaaaactagcggttcgatttcgatgaaacttggtataattataccttattatcctgggcgtaaaatgggatactttttatcctggaaaaataagtagaaaaaaattaatcttaatttttcagttttatccatagacgttgttccgtagaaccgcgaacataCGTTGCGtacctattattataggcGGAGTCGTATTttggaattgggtccaatagatatttataagatgttattgacagaggtactcaaaatggagaaataaccatctacgcgaagaccgacatccgcgcggacggagtcgcgggcggaagctagtttcgtaataaaaatcaaactgTCTACAACTTTCGaccaaatattttgatttgcCAAAATTAGACtgtaagagctagcgcgcaagagcaacttttgtctccgcaactattttgtctctcccatcaactctatgggctaatAAAAGTCTCccgggagttgcgtcgctacgtgcgcgcactttcttactagcccatagaattgatgggagagacaaaatagttgcggagacaaaagttgctcttgcgcacTAGCTCTAACTGGTTTTTTGTCTTGACATAGTGTATTTGTGTATGtctatgtaaaaatgtaaaacagtaaaattattttgataagttttCTTCCTTACTAAGAATAGGAAAGACTGTGTTAAATGCCATTTGAAAATGACGATTTACTTGGAGAACTTTATCAATAACCATTAATTCATTCTAACTTTGCCGGACTGATATTATTAGCTTGAGTATTAactgaatttatattatgttatttaaaattattcagaaataataaaaaataacttacagGTTGATGGATACAGCAAAAACTTCACACTCAAGATGtctcaaatattaaaatatttttcacaatgaTATGGATGAATATCTTGCTCACTACAGATTATaagtttgaataaaacaaccttacatttaataaacacaaaatgtTAACAATCACAAACTTTAAGTACCTTACGAAATTTCATCTTTTCATCCAAATACAGTACACAAATACACTGCACCAATCCACGAATcacacacaaaataaataccaataaTCACTAGATACACTCATCGTTTAGGAAACTCCACATTGTCAAAACTAATCTGCCGTCTTGCTCTCATTTTGGCCGCTTCCTCGAACGACGGCATTGAGTTCGATCTAAACTGTACTTTATCAAACATGCTCGTACTTGAATTAGAGTCTATATTAACCAGTTTATCTTGTAGTATGTTCTTCGAAGCGCTTTTCGGTTCTTGTACTATGTTTTTATTCGTACAGTTCTCTTTAATTTGGGAGGTTAATGTGTGGGGTTTAGATTTCAACTGCTGGTAAGCTGTCGCTGATATGTAGCCTGATATTTTGTTCGTTTCGTTCGCTAGTTTTATTTGTTCATCTTGGAAACACTCTTCGACCGTTCGACCTTGGATTATGGCGAATACATACTGCCTTGCCAACCTGAAAAAAGACATTtgcattaatatatttttaataatagtaatacACATGAAATTGGTTTGGAGTTCCcgaaataatatcaaactCAAAAAATTTTGGGAATAAACAACCAACTCACTTGAAAAGCGTATCTGACGTAGAAAGTTTAGGAGCTGCCAATTTAGCAGCATGAGGCGGTAACGTCAGCAATCTTCTAGTTAGCCTGGCTAATGTCGATGCTTTCTCTTTGAAGCCGGGGGATGACATCCGCCAACCGTGCAGACGGAGCGCTTCTGATACTGCCCAGAGGAGTTTCTGtaatataatcattattagttacaaaaataatctaaatacatatataaaactcaaaggtgaccgACTGACTGACAATCAAGGTTGCACTTgacgtttttttattttattaactatttGCAAGAAATATGCTACTCTCTCAGCATGGTTAACTTTACCAATTTTTAGACAGCTTTGTATTAAAAgagcttaaaataatatgtgtaaGAAATTCCAATCTTTACTATTTGGGTACTAAATGGAAAATATTGTCCAtgtatcttaaaattacttttggatTATGAAATTCAAATTACCTTCTTATGTGTTTCATTCAACTCTGCACTATTCCTGGTCGACAACATTTCTGAGGCTCGCCTGTTAAACGCCACCGCCTTAGCACTACCAAAATCGCCACCAAACGACAAACTCTTCGCTATCTTACTCCTATTAGCCTCCACATCATCATCAAATGGATCTCTTTTCCTTTTCAAGAAGTGATCACTCTGCGTCCCATCCATACTTTTAGTTTCAGCTGATCGTACTGGCGAACCAAATAAAGCCCGTCTAGATTTAATAGCTTGATTCGGCACTGACATACTAGATACACTAGGCATTGGCTTCCTATTCTCGGGACTTATGAATAACGCTCGCTTCAAAGTTTCTCTATTTGGCTGTGATTTGGACAAGTTATCGTCCAAAACCAGCCTTCGCATGGCTTTTTTCTTACTAGAACCGCCAGTTTTCGGTGTTTTCGCCGGTGTTTTCTTGCCTGGCGTTTTGCGTGACGGTGTCTTCTTGCCTGGCGTGCGTTTCGTTCTAGGGCTCTTTCGTTCGGCGGAATTAATCAGCTTTCTGTGCGGGAAGTAacttgaaaattgaattaGTCAATGAGTGTTATAAGCGATAGACGGTATAGAAGCATTATGTTATGTTCTTTAATAATTtggcaaaataatgaaattaattgtttAGTTAATGCAGTGCTAATAAATTGAGCTTTTTGTGCAATAAAAgatgttattttttcattgataAAGTGAAGTGTAAACTTATAAGTACAGAGTAATTTAACAGACTACTATTTCTAAATTCATTAGATAACTAACTATAGattttttaatgcaaaaatgGTGTTATAAAACTgtacaataatataacattaaattaatcaaatttaaacTGAGTTAGATAATACATTGTTAACtttgcatataaaaataaacttcaattcactgtattttacaaaattactgaattaatctaaaaataataatacttacttcTTATCAATGAGGACCATTTTGCTAGTTGAAGTCTGTGCTTTCTCGCCAATAGTGGCTGCACTACAGAATGCTTGTCGTCTCCGCGCTAAATGTGATAGACGGCGCCCGGGTGATTTGGCTTGTGccattctaaaaaaataaattttagtagcCATAAGAAACTGTAgagtaattattgttttaattgaaatatcaaccatgaaaagataatattatgctttttCATACTGTCagttaaattacaattaaaatataaacaaaaattaataaaaaaatctttataaacATGCTAAATCTAATGAAACTATTGTATTGTCAATTCAATTTAACTTTTTCCAATGTGTGGTAATTTTCTTTAAGTTACAAATAAAGTGATTGTATTGTCTtctaaataagtataaaagtttgaattaaatcatcatgtcaatataaaaacataacatcTTGTGTGGCTTGTATATTatgctgtttttattttatttcatattttttaactcctcttctttttatttgtgttcatatatttatttatgctctGCCCTACTCCTATCCTTTACTTAATTTCTCTCTGTACAaccggttgtctggaagaaatcgctatttagcgataaggccgccgtTTGTTACAATGTATCCTAGTTTAAGTCtcaatttgtaatttgtaagagcaataaagtattaataaataaataaataacatccTTATCTATGCtctttttaacacgcttttattgcatataaaaaatatcagtaaAACAAACTTACTTAATTCTCAGAGCTTTTCGTTTGCTAGCGCTACTGGGGGACTGCAAGCCCccagaataaatattaacactGGTATCTGTTTCTGCACCAACAAACCGTTCTGCATATCTTTGCATTAACATCTCATATTTCTCTGTGTGACTTGTTAGATTGTAACTGGAAGAGTAAAGAAACAATAGTATGAATCAAAACTATAAAAAGTTTAACAGAAGATTATTCACATGCTCAAAGTAAAAACTTGAAACAGTTTTCAACGTTTTACTCTttcattgttaataataaatagaaaattgaagataagaatacatttaaaagCACTATGGTGGTTTTGAAAAACCACAGATTTCCTGACTTCTAGTATTCTTTCTTTAGCATgcaattgagtatttgaataaaaaaaatttttgtgctaaatggaaagattatatattagttttatataacaaaactatttttttaattttttttttttgcaataattcaaaagttatttcaaaataaaaattagtctttgaatccagtaccgaaaacacaccgacaactcccgaagcgtcacccggacgcgtgtgacgtcataatgttagttttcacacattgcagttgatagaaaaacgtatacaactaaaacattttgacGTCACATCTATCATGGTGACCAGTCATGGCGCgtttatagtcacgtgattttaatttaaatttcatcaatttttaattgcgtataattaattgaaaaaatatttttttttgagttttttgcattaaatatcaatatctatacatataataaatctgtagaagggtcaattctgtacattgaaaatattgaaaaaataactagcagggggtgttactggatcgataccaaacccaaatatgtgattaaaaaaaatttttgtctgtctgtctgtctgtctgtatgtgaagacatcacgtgaaaactaccggttcgatttcgatgaaacttggtataattataccttattatcctgggcgtaaaataggatactttttatcctggaaaaatacgtagaaaaaaattaatctcaatttttcagttatccatagacgttgttctgttgtaggtaccgcgaacacacgttgcgtattattataggcctagccgtatttgggtccaatatatgtatatttataagatatcattgtcagagttactcaaaatgaagaaataaaccatccacgcgaagaccgacatccgcgcggacggagtcgcgggcggaagctagttattaataataaggttttaaaatacataaaaaaatcaataatttttttttattcaaatactcaattggTTATGTATTTTCTTGATTATGTAGATTCTTGTATtttctatacttatataagTTGTAGCttgttttgtataattaattaaattgtatcaGATGCTAAAACctttacaaacataaaaataatcccTAACTAtccaataaatattcaaatttgaaTCAATGATTAATTTTGAACAACACAACTGAAGCCATACACCAGTTggaataacataaaatttagcaTTAAAAATTTGATACTCACTACACATCATAATATCTACACTTCAATAAATCCGGCCATGCATTCTCCTTAGCCTCTGCCTCAGAACAAATTTTCAATTCAATACTTTTGTCATTTATGCTCGAGTTACCATCTTCACACTTAGAAGTATTTCTGCTAGAACTACTTATTTTCTCAAGTTCCACAATCGATTTTGATACATTCTCGGCAGTTTCTTGGATAGAATGGCATATCTCTGGTATTTGGATGAATGAAACCTTTTTTGTGGGTGTCATAGAGTTTTCTTCTATATTTATTGTCTCTTCTCCGTTGAATGTCGGGAGGAAGGCATAGTATTTTTTAAGCATTTGAGTTACGTCAGTCTTTAGTGTGGTCACTGAGGGTGGGGGTAATATACCTTGAAGTGTTTCctaaaaagaataaataaacttatcaATGAATTTATGACAAACTAGCTGTGcagcgcggtttcacccgcattactccgctcctgttggtcttagcatgatgatatatagcctatattactcgtggataatgtagctttcaaatggtgaaataatttttaaaatcggtctatAGTTTATGAGCccattcattacaatcaaacaaacaaagttttcctcttaataatattagtgaaGATAGGAAAATAtcacatacataattataattaaatgttatctaatttttagtatcaaaataatgttaatagtTTAATGTTGTTACAAAACTCGTAAATTGTTGTCTACAAAGAAtttgctcattttttttagtgtttacttataattttgttctgtcttaCAGAAACAGCtgtctacatattatattttgactgGAAAAGCTTTCCCAcacaatttgaataattactttaataaaatgtatgagataaagaataaaaatgagaAGGTGGTTGAGTCTTGTAGTCATACATACAGTTTAGTACTACCAATAAATCTACTTTCTTAATTCACTACAATATAAGTTTCACCAAAATGAAATATACTACTATTTATAGTAATAGttccattaatattattaaacaaattgaagtgtaataatttaaattgtttacacAATTGAGATAATACATCTGCATTCCTCAGGTTAAATGTTTACATATTCAATAAGTACATTTCAACATAGATAATGATAGGAGAAGTTTGAGATATTACATGTGCATTCCTCagcttaaatatttacatattcaaTACATTTCAAACTAGATAATGAAATGttagataatattgttaatgaGCCCAAAAACTAACCTAGTTTTATAAGTGTTGTTCACTTTGTTAATTAGGTTAGCTTTTAATGATAATACACAAAACATAACCTAAAACTTAACCTTAacatataaaattcatttttatgttatttatagatttattagcttaccgcccgcggcttcgcccgctttgtctaaaacctaataaattatatactaaaccttcctcttgaatcactctatctatttaaaaaaacagcatcaaaatccgttgcgtagttttaaagatttaagcatacaaagggacagagaaagcgactttgttttatactatgtagtgatagtgaagAGACCATGCACAAATAAAACAGT is a window of Colias croceus chromosome 17, ilColCroc2.1 DNA encoding:
- the LOC123699382 gene encoding uncharacterized protein LOC123699382 isoform X2; protein product: MESFEDSNCPSMNDSFSLYERYMRSFNVREHFDDKHSEQSASSSSRDYDSSNSVGNIDLSVAVPANLDKHGVQLIEPVSDSLHQIYDNVEKDINSDSLIEKSSSVYLITSSVGSSSEQCLTDKSDLGEVRIFSEESKSGGEKPVFITSMMENSNNAVDSVPMFRDVVHENVFKLPISELSFNGTLKHVQKLKPIVDPLTALSTANVLNNDENSESRVDSEIQTSEKSIQAFNIDDRSTSDSRNGRTESSGDSQYQDKLDKDSTETMESSKWNLEQSYSSLEASFDSGVRSPDMFSDGDETDNDPEPEPFWTFLKDVETYEKKKVRRIQETLQGILPPPSVTTLKTDVTQMLKKYYAFLPTFNGEETINIEENSMTPTKKVSFIQIPEICHSIQETAENVSKSIVELEKISSSSRNTSKCEDGNSSINDKSIELKICSEAEAKENAWPDLLKCRYYDVYYNLTSHTEKYEMLMQRYAERFVGAETDTSVNIYSGGLQSPSSASKRKALRIKMAQAKSPGRRLSHLARRRQAFCSAATIGEKAQTSTSKMVLIDKKKLINSAERKSPRTKRTPGKKTPSRKTPGKKTPAKTPKTGGSSKKKAMRRLVLDDNLSKSQPNRETLKRALFISPENRKPMPSVSSMSVPNQAIKSRRALFGSPVRSAETKSMDGTQSDHFLKRKRDPFDDDVEANRSKIAKSLSFGGDFGSAKAVAFNRRASEMLSTRNSAELNETHKKKLLWAVSEALRLHGWRMSSPGFKEKASTLARLTRRLLTLPPHAAKLAAPKLSTSDTLFKLARQYVFAIIQGRTVEECFQDEQIKLANETNKISGYISATAYQQLKSKPHTLTSQIKENCTNKNIVQEPKSASKNILQDKLVNIDSNSSTSMFDKVQFRSNSMPSFEEAAKMRARRQISFDNVEFPKR
- the LOC123699382 gene encoding uncharacterized protein LOC123699382 isoform X1, whose protein sequence is MESFEDSNCPSMNDSFSLYERYMRSFNVREHFDDKHSEQSASSSSRDYDSSNSVGNIDLSVAVPANLDKHGVQLIEPVSDSLHQIYDNVEKDINSDSLIEKSSSVYLITSSVGSSSEQCLTDKSDLGEVRIFSEESKSGGEKPVFITSMMENSNNAVDSVPMFRDVVHENVFKLPISELSFNGTLKHVQKLKPIVDPLTALSTANVLNNDENSESRVDSEIQTSEKSIQAFNIDDRSTSDSRNGRTESSGDSQYQDKLDKDSTETMESSKWNLEQSYSSLEASFDSGVRSPDMFSDGDETDNDPEPEPFWTFLKDVETYEKKKVRRIQETLQGILPPPSVTTLKTDVTQMLKKYYAFLPTFNGEETINIEENSMTPTKKVSFIQIPEICHSIQETAENVSKSIVELEKISSSSRNTSKCEDGNSSINDKSIELKICSEAEAKENAWPDLLKCRYYDVYYNLTSHTEKYEMLMQRYAERFVGAETDTSVNIYSGGLQSPSSASKRKALRIKMAQAKSPGRRLSHLARRRQAFCSAATIGEKAQTSTSKMVLIDKNYFPHRKLINSAERKSPRTKRTPGKKTPSRKTPGKKTPAKTPKTGGSSKKKAMRRLVLDDNLSKSQPNRETLKRALFISPENRKPMPSVSSMSVPNQAIKSRRALFGSPVRSAETKSMDGTQSDHFLKRKRDPFDDDVEANRSKIAKSLSFGGDFGSAKAVAFNRRASEMLSTRNSAELNETHKKKLLWAVSEALRLHGWRMSSPGFKEKASTLARLTRRLLTLPPHAAKLAAPKLSTSDTLFKLARQYVFAIIQGRTVEECFQDEQIKLANETNKISGYISATAYQQLKSKPHTLTSQIKENCTNKNIVQEPKSASKNILQDKLVNIDSNSSTSMFDKVQFRSNSMPSFEEAAKMRARRQISFDNVEFPKR